One segment of Argiope bruennichi chromosome 11, qqArgBrue1.1, whole genome shotgun sequence DNA contains the following:
- the LOC129957271 gene encoding uncharacterized protein LOC129957271, with protein MDYITSKDLNDSNRFRQEVPEIDDKPQSPTAMEPFSTESIESVLEPCINPNADLPEHNVNVPATATFSEKALPAEESISKIYSSKMCAESKCVSEENSVISSINCSNANTFPGVIGSVKTVPILLDSSESKDMMIPQSSISSTKLDQVALENIKKSDGSPSTPCKPIFDLPSVTLQSKNDYDFQKTMYQAMKPPIRTDMNCDNTLGEILSILDNWARKGLDRAFDISMKTNFADIGSRFEKDFQYGLSVMKHMTSRIYVLIRTANKLPDPDIILASEFPRGRNRVRGDLIGAGIAIWHSVDNIELLLIKGLKKVKVICENVSGFSTEDVSDMEEIANPNSVIAHLYTSVIINLLMLRTEIEEFHDKIRAFCSDLERLL; from the coding sequence ATGGATTATATAACTTCCAAGGATCTCAACGATTCAAATCGCTTTCGTCAAGAAGTGCCTGAAATAGACGACAAACCACAGTCTCCTACTGCAATGGAACCTTTTTCAACAGAAAGTATCGAATCTGTTCTAGAACCCTGTATCAACCCTAACGCTGACCTGCCTGAGCATAATGTGAATGTTCCAGCAACAGCAACTTTTTCTGAAAAAGCCTTGCCAGCTGAGGAGagtatttcgaaaatatattcaagtaaaaTGTGTGCAGAAAGTAAATGTGTGTCTGAAGAAAATTCAGTGATTTCCTCTATAAATTGTTCTAATGCAAACACCTTCCCTGGTGTAATAGGATCTGTTAAAACAGTTCCAATTCTTTTAGATTCTTCAGAATCAAAAGATATGATGATTCCTCAAAGTTCTATATCCAGTACTAAACTTGATCAGGTtgctttagaaaatataaagaaatccgATGGTAGTCCCAGCACACCATGCAAACCAATTTTTGATTTGCCTTCTGTAACATTGCAATCAAAAAATGACTATGATTTCCAAAAGACCATGTATCAAGCAATGAAACCACCGATTCGTACCGATATGAATTGTGATAATACCTTGGGTGAAATCTTATCAATCCTTGATAACTGGGCAAGAAAAGGATTGGATAGAGCTTTCGATATTTCCATGAAGACTAATTTCGCAGATATCGGTTCTCGTTTTGAGAAAGATTTCCAATATGGACTGAGTGTGATGAAACATATGACCTCGCGTATATATGTTTTGATAAGGACAGCAAACAAATTGCCGGATCCTGACATTATCCTGGCCAGCGAATTTCCACGTGGACGAAATCGAGTTCGTGGTGATCTCATTGGTGCTGGCATTGCGATATGGCACTCAGTCGATAATATAGAATTATTGCTTATAAAGGGTCTCAAAAAGGTGAAAGTAATATGCGAAAATGTTTCAGGATTTAGCACTGAAGACGTTAGCGATATGGAGGAAATAGCAAATCCAAATAGTGTAATTGCTCATTTGTATACTTCAGTGATTATTAATTTGCTCATGTTGCGGACAGAAATCGAAGAATTTCATGATAAGATTCGGGCATTTTGTTCAGATTTAGAGAGGCTTCTGTGA